A genomic stretch from Podospora pseudoanserina strain CBS 124.78 chromosome 3, whole genome shotgun sequence includes:
- a CDS encoding hypothetical protein (EggNog:ENOG503P1KH; COG:U) yields MSDSVDRVFVHALATVKKIPKTGASRPPPTDRMRLYGLYKQAMEGDVDGVMERPTSSSFPNPEELAREQDKWDAWKSQTGLSRTEAKRRYVEALIETMHRYANTPNALELVNELEFVWNQGKGRGGLAGFTQVIRRFGGGRVEEQPMRVISPMSEPDESEARMVELAGEDGEENEGGFRGRSDKRSKRMERAIVRLSAEIAALREQIATGREWRTKKDRGLGAWVSWGFWGAVKHFTVDLLLLVLLLVWMRKRKDRRFEDHVRGLFRLGREYARKILPSR; encoded by the exons ATGTCAGACTCAGTCG ACCGCGTCTTCGTCCACGCGCTCGCCACCGTCAAAAAAATCCCCAAAACCGGCGCCTCCCGCCCCCCACCGACCGACCGGATGCGCCTCTACGGCCTCTACAAACAAGCAATGGAAGGCGACGTCGACGGCGTGATGGAGCgaccaacctcgtcctccttccccaacccagaaGAACTCGCGCGGGAGCAAGACAAGTGGGATGCTTGGAAGTCACAGACGGGATTGTCGCGGACGGAGGCAAAACGCCGCTACGTCGAGGCGTTGATCGAGACGATGCATAGGTATGCTAATACGCCCAATGCGCTTGAGTTGGTGAATGAGCTGGAGTTTGTGTGGAATCAG ggtaAGGGGCGAGGGGGGCTGGCGGGCTTTACGCAGGTCATCAGACggtttggtggagggagggtggaggaaCAGCCGATGAGGGTTATAAGTCCTATGAGCGAGCCGGATGAGAGCGAGGCCAGGATGGTGGAGCTggccggggaggatggggaggagaatgaggGGGGGTTTAGGGGGAGGAGCGATAAACGGTCCAAAAGGATGGAGCGGGCGATTGTGAGGTTGTCGGCTGAAATCGCCGCGTTGAGGGAGCAGATTGCTACGGGAAGGGAgtggaggacgaagaaggatagggggttgggggcgtGGGTGAgctgggggttttggggggcggtGAAGCATTTTACTGTTGATCTGCTTCTGCTTGTTCTGCTGCTTGtttggatgaggaagaggaaggacaGGAGGTTCGAGGATCACgtgagggggttgttcaggttggggagggagtatgCTCGGAAGATACTGCCTtcgagatga
- a CDS encoding hypothetical protein (EggNog:ENOG503P5KU; COG:J): MSVPRARLLQLMEARCKLFETTFNPDGIRAGNKILRQRLKGPALAGYYPRRIWTMQEFQAEFRDLHLLVDDEKELDRFEHVSLLKARGKGAPKKKNSAPDHKKKK, encoded by the exons ATGTCGGTCCCACGCGCGAGGTTACTGCAGCTCATGGAG GCTCGCTGCAAGCTCTTCGAGaccaccttcaaccccgACGGCATCCGCGCCGGCAACAAGATCTTGAGACAGCGCCTCAAGGGCCCCGCCCTCGCCGGATACTACCCACGAAGGATATGGACCATGCAGGAGTTCCAGGCCGAGTTCAGGGATCTTCACCTCTTGGTTGAcgacgagaaggagctggacCGTTTCGAACATGTTTCTCT TCTGAAAGCGCGCGGGAAGGGTgcgcccaagaagaagaactcTGCTCCCG AtcacaagaagaaaaaatgA
- a CDS encoding hypothetical protein (EggNog:ENOG503P1PV; COG:B), with amino-acid sequence MFKNILVESWPSRLDDGPAESDDDAISLTSTIPPPDDEEYVVESILAERPNQNGIMYYLVQWDATRFDPFWDSTWEPAEIFGDDMIAQWAETKAKQEAGEEKPFDVDRYFAVQQQKEREKRERHNLRNAKRARLGLPLTEPLPASSSKSSAIPEDESSSDEASEDGDVVEVSAPRPKPPKARKPSSTSMYKKGVARPIKTTAPKSPTKSKPLKSSTLSKPNMDRPASLPGKLAKPAATSDPLISSSTKKRQATAPSTTGYEGTARKASKDDMSGPSKSKTKESNLGSRGAASSIRAPSGQKTTARKSTQKTVQSKAGNIFTGGKVRKPRPVIEEVMSNPAKDPKPFSNMHIGRLAELRSRAREDIAPDPSKVALFPLTEGPAAARKMSKETAQPTDLPEDDSLFVGNYSMELESDPEDITAPISSSRTGLAPISTGLVPATSAGLTATSAGISPRTIDPAPASAGLPLPSACLPSSPQAHTAPISRPPLKKRKSVRWDDDVNSVIEFREPDPMDLDDNTLVQKDQVEATPRPAASLAAQPPTPPPTLFAPEPTVTIIPQRNTCSEKRVRFGKSQPGSKCIQTTFNGLPDGTRDELYARFLATESLDFDHSCLATSVATALHSMVKTGLAFGGLSSNTDQQRLQNVASSLRAGIMGLLCAQPDYSILIYPSKCEEWNAVQLRGLPASGPSEFELFYYIFTPREPLLALLPPPRDVPPKPPGAGKESSNRQLIMEKFFGFDYQRLLPTSLKLASTHNFFLAFPDSKMEVRLLLFHWLRACEPNCCIFTSDHPGSWYAFQRKLSSEETAGVVIVHELMAWTLHRLPNLRHLLLGRDDQFWCFTEPMSKLPMYPSTTSLLEESSVLPPGQLQLTRLFPLGAAILLTPSFLVAEPTRALEIIDWFLMYFAKSTTCRLVTAWDFAAYLRDLAEEKEHDRAKLLASPAAMESTANLAILENLKGLSKEDCESRFIAAIKAYELDDLRCRKLPPVGDNEESATLVYAIDKIDPNDEQSLVNWFGYWSTLRLDQFRHFYVLGTDDSITARRSERGEREIAVPTYTSRTINDSDYVLKGTLEHYRVRNTQAEQSGQAHAVAESAGIAPAASSSAAPASVYQAFAMHEVSSECFSRISQHSLAEMLKDVGPREWNSSLWILFGFPVSWSDSDMGDHYEDFTLHWNTISSWFKWGFPWGGRNGITRFNTYVGFFYTIPDEWDPDNKPDDRTPKRHPWLVFYRPRDAFKRPWTDAELIIWDPAAPRRFGDRQPTEGELTFMQRQLIKHVREHTGERNPGTRLTDVWLGGYMIPEECQSPHDIDVVALFLQALGTEFQFKKLIPAPRISMLRPNKGFKRVKLATDPVTDQDDVEMGIRDSETSDEEDARIIFHPPRATGRPLSDDGLPSKCINRLFEEARLWRNRYGRRSQYMKYRFRPTTEWYKDQEEEGRGFSHITVDSWRNIFGALSIGQHKGSTVGSA; translated from the coding sequence ATGTTCAAGAATATCCTCGTGGAGAGTTGGCCATCGAGGCTGGACGACGGCCCGGCTGAgagcgatgatgatgccatCTCATTGACATCCACAATCCCTCCccccgacgacgaggagtaTGTCGTCGAATCGATTCTGGCTGAACGCCCAAACCAAAACGGAATCATGTACTATCTCGTTCAGTGGGATGCTACCCGGTTTGATCCGTTCTGGGACAGCACTTGGGAGCCCGCAGAGAtttttggtgatgatatGATTGCCCAGTGGGCTgagaccaaggccaagcaaGAAGCTGGCGAAGAGAAGCCTTTTGATGTCGACAGGTACTTTGCagttcaacaacaaaaggagcgggagaaaagagaaaggcaCAATCTTCGTAATGCGAAGCGCGCCCGGCTGGGTCTTCCCTTGACCGAGCCTTTGCCAGCATCATCGTCCAAGTCAAGTGCTATTCCAGAAGATGAGTCGAGTAGTGATGAGGCGAgtgaggatggcgatgtTGTGGAAGTGTCGGCCCCTCggcccaaaccacccaagGCACGAAAACCATCTTCGACCTCGATGTATAAGAAGGGCGTGGCAAGGCCTATTAAGACCACTGCTCCCAAATCGCCAACAAAGTCCAAGCCTCTGAAGTCCTCGACCTTGTCAAAACCAAACATGGATAGGCCAGCAAGCCTCCCAGGCAAACTAGCCAAACCTGCAGCGACCTCCGACCCACTGATATCATCTTCCACAAAGAAACGGCAGGCTACAGCTCCGTCGACCACTGGATACGAGGGAACTGCAAGAAAAGCAAGTAAAGACGATATGAGCGGCCCGTCAAAATCAAAGACCAAGGAATCAAACCTCGGTTCCAGGGGTGCCGCATCTAGCATAAGAGCGCCGTCGGGCCAAAAGACAACGGCCCGCAAGTCGACCCAAAAGACCGTCCAAAGCAAGGCGGGGAACATCTTTACTGGCGGTAAAGTAAGGAAACCACGGCCTGTCATTGAGGAGGTTATGTCCAATCCCGCAAAAGACCCCAAGCCCTTCAGCAACATGCATATTGGGAGATTGGCCGAACTTCGTAGCCGTGCGAGGGAAGACATTGCCCCTGACCCTTCAAAGGtggccctcttccccctgACCGAGGGGCCTGCTGCAGCGAGAAAAATGTCCAAGGAAACTGCACAACCGACGGATCTACCGGAAGACGACAGCCTTTTTGTTGGCAACTATTCGATGGAGCTGGAGTCGGACCCAGAAGACATAACAGCACCCATTTCCTCCAGTCGGACCGGCCTTGCACCGATCTCGACAGGCCTAGTGCCGGCAACCTCAGCAGGCCTCACAGCGACGTCGGCAGGAATCTCACCAAGAACAATTGACCCAGCACCAGCCTCAGCGGGCCTGCCACTGCCTTCAGCATGCCTgccgtcatcaccacaagCACACACGGCACCAATCTCAAGGCCCCCTTTGAAAAAGCGGAAGTCggtgagatgggatgacGACGTGAACAGCGTCATCGAATTCCGTGAGCCGGATCCCATGGACTTGGACGATAATACTCTTGTGCAAAAAGATCAAGTTGAGGCCACTCCACGGCCTGCAGCATCTCTCGCTGCTCAGCCTCCtaccccacctcccacaTTGTTTGCTCCTGAGCCAACAGTTACCATCATACCCCAACGCAATACCTGTTCAGAAAAGCGGGTTAGGTTTGGCAAGTCCCAGCCTGGGTCCAAATGTATTCAAACAACTTTCAACGGTTTACCTGATGGGACTCGTGATGAGCTGTATGCAAGGTTTCTAGCCACGGAGAGCTTGGACTTTGACCACAGTTGCCTTGCTACGTCGGTAGCTACCGCACTGCACTCAATGGTTAAAACTGGCTTGGCCTTTGGCGGCTTAAGTTCTAATACCGACCAACAAAGGCTACAAAATGTGGCGAGTTCTTTACGAGCCGGCATTATGGGACTGCTTTGTGCTCAGCCAGACTACAGCATTCTCATATACCCGTCAAAGTGTGAAGAATGGAATGCCGTTCAGCTCAGGGGACTTCCAGCGTCAGGTCCATCTGAATTTGAGCTCTTCTACTACATATTTACACCACGCGAGCCCCTCCTAGCCCTGCTGCCGCCACCCCGGGATGTGCCACCCAAGCCGCCTGGCGCTGGCAAGGAGTCATCAAATCGGCAACTGATTATGGAAAAGTTCTTCGGTTTTGACTACCAGAGGCTGCTACCAACCAGCTTGAAGCTCGCATCGACACATAACTTCTTCCTGGCATTTCCTGACTCAAAGATGGAAGTTCGTCTCTTGCTATTTCACTGGCTCCGTGCATGTGAGCCCAACTGCTGTATCTTCACAAGCGACCATCCTGGGAGCTGGTATGCCTTCCAGAGAAAGCTCAGCTCAGAAGAGACAGCGGGTGTGGTCATCGTACATGAGTTGATGGCGTGGACTTTGCACAGGCTCCCGAATCTGCGACATCTCTTACTTGGCCGAGATGATCAGTTTTGGTGCTTTACAGAGCCGATGAGCAAGCTTCCGATGTATCCATCAACAACTTCGCTGTTGGAAGAAAGTTCTGTGTTGCCTCCCGGCCAACTCCAGCTCACGCGCTTGTTTCCCCTGGGGGCGGCCATATTATTGACCCCAAGCTTTCTGGTAGCGGAACCAACTCGAGCCCTCGAAATCATCGACTGGTTTCTGATGTACTTTGCCAAATCCACAACATGTCGTCTTGTTACCGCATGGGACTTTGCAGCCTACCTCAGGGACttggctgaggagaaggagcatgATCGAGCCAAGCTGCTAGCCTCTCCAGCAGCGATGGAGAGCACGGCCAATCTTGCCATTCTTGAAAACTTGAAAGGTTTAAGCAAGGAAGATTGCGAGAGCCGGTTTATTGCCGCTATAAAGGCCTATGAGCTGGACGACCTGAGATGTCGAAAACTCCCGCCTGTTGGTGACAACGAGGAGAGCGCCACGCTGGTCTATGCTATTGACAAGATCGACCCCAATGACGAGCAAAGCCTCGTCAACTGGTTTGGGTACTGGTCAACACTGCGATTGGATCAGTTCCGCCACTTCTACGTTCTTGGTACAGACGACTCCATAACAGCGCGTCGGTCTGAAAGAGGCGAGCGAGAAATCGCCGTTCCAACGTACACCAGCCGCACCATCAATGACTCAGACTACGTGTTGAAGGGCACCTTGGAGCACTACCGTGTTCGCAACACGCAGGCCGAGCAATCCGGACAAGCCCACGCTGTTGCTGAGAGCGCAGGTATAGCACCagccgcctcctcttctgcagCCCCTGCTTCTGTGTATCAGGCCTTCGCAATGCACGAGGTCTCCAGCGAGTGCTTTAGTCGCATATCACAGCACTCACTTGCTGAGATGCTGAAAGATGTGGGGCCAAGGGAATGGAATTCCAGTCTCTGGATCTTGTTCGGGTTTCCAGTTTCATGGTCCGATAGCGACATGGGCGATCATTACGAAGATTTTACACTGCACTGGAACACCATCTCGAGCTGGTTCAAATGGGGTTTTccatggggaggaaggaatGGGATCACGCGGTTCAATACCTATGTCGGTTTCTTCTATACCATCCCCGACGAGTGGGACCCCGACAACAAGCCTGACGACCGCACGCCAAAACGACACCCCTGGCTCGTCTTTTATCGGCCACGTGATGCGTTTAAGAGACCATGGACAGACGCCGAGCTTATCATCTGGGATCCTGCGGCCCCAAGGAGGTTTGGAGACCGTCAGCCCACCGAGGGCGAGCTTACGTTCATGCAGCGTCAACTGATCAAGCATGTACGGGAGCATACAGGGGAAAGGAATCCCGGCACCAGGTTGACTGATGTGTGGCTTGGGGGTTACATGATCCCGGAAGAATGCCAATCTCCGCACGACATTGATGTGGTGGCTCTATTTCTCCAAGCCTTGGGCACCGAGTTCCAGTTTAAGAAACTTATTCCCGCGCCGCGTATCAGCATGTTGAGACCCAATAAAGGATTCAAAAGGGTGAAGCTCGCCACGGATCCAGTTACTGACCAGGACGATGTGGAGATGGGTATCCGGGATTCTGAGACATCGGATGAGGAAGACGCCCGCATCATTTTCCACCCACCTCGCGCTACAGGGCGGCCCTTGTCGGATGACGGGCTCCCATCCAAGTGTATCAACAGGCTCTTTGAAGAAGCCCGCCTCTGGCGCAACAGGTATGGGCGACGCTCACAGTACATGAAGTATCGGTTTCGACCTACCACGGAGTGGTACAAggaccaggaggaggaggggcgtgGCTTTTCACACATAACGGTCGATTCATGGCGAAACATCTTTGGTGCACTCAGCATCGGTCAACACAAGGGATCAACAGTCGGCTCTGCTTAG
- the BRX1 gene encoding Ribosome biogenesis protein brx1 (EggNog:ENOG503NUGV; COG:J) gives MLQATGINRNNNFFFFGQELCDQRQTTPHPATTICFDEGRLIPEIETSKEKKTRMAAVYKSLAKTSSKADKMDIDEDSKSSGNGVRKNKQRVLILSSRGVTHRHRHLLNDLAAMLPHGRKDVKFDSKSNLYQLNELAELYNCNNVMFFEARKGKDLYMWFSKVPNGPTIKFHAQNLHTMEELHFQGNCLKGSRPILSFDATFETEPHLQVIKEVFTHMFGVPEGARKSKPFVDHVMGFSVADGKIWIRNYEIREVAKTKGDDGDEEEEGATSKKSKKGGLDSKETDISLIEIGPRFVLTPIIIQEGAFGGPIIYENKRFISPNHVRAELRKSKASRHVARQEQTRDNLARKRKLGLENGEAFKDKSGLDTRELFA, from the exons ATGCTGCAGGCGACTGGCATCAACAGGAAcaataacttttttttttttggacaAGAACTTTGCGACCAACGACAAACAACTCCccaccccgccaccaccatctgctTTGACGAAGGACGTTTGATACCCGAAATCGAGACgagcaaagagaaaaaaacgaGGATGGCAGCTGTTTACAAATCGCTGGCCAAGACCAGCAGCAAGGCTGACAAGATGGATATCGATGAGGATTCAAAGAGCAGCGGTAACGGGGTCAGGAAAAACAAGCAGAGGGTGTTGATCCTTTCCTCCAGAGGCGTTACCCATAG ACACCGACATCTTCTCAACGACCTGGCGGCTATGCTCCCCCACGGAAGGAAAGACGTCAAGTTTGACTCCAAGTCAAATTTGTACCAGCTGAACGAGCTGGCGGAGCTGTACAACTGCAACAATGTCATGTTTTTTGAGGCGCGCAAGGGGAAGGATTTGTATATGTGGTTCAGCAAGGTTCCTAATGGGCCAACGATTAAGTTTCATGCTCAGAATT TGCACACAATGGAGGAACTCCACTTCCAAGGCAACTGCCTCAAGGGCTCGCGACCGATCCTCTCGTTTGACGCCACCTTTGAGACGGAACCGCACCTCcaggtcatcaaggaggTGTTTACACACATGTTTGGCGTGCCCGAGGGCGCGCGCAAGTCCAAGCCGTTTGTTGATCACGTCATGGGGTTCAGCGTGGCGGATGGCAAGATTTGGATTCGCAACTATGAGATTCGGGAGGTGGCCAAGACgaagggggatgatggtgacgaggaagaggagggtgccACCAGCAAAAAGTCAAAGAAGGGCGGGCTCGACAGCAAGGAGACGGACATCAGCTTGATTGAGATTGGCCCGAGATTTGTCCTGACGCCGATTATCATCCAGGAGGGCGCTTTTGGCGGGCCAATTATTTACGAGAACAAGAGGTTCATCTCGCCGAACCATGTGCGGGCGGAGCTgaggaagagcaaggcgAGCAGGCATGTGGCGAGGCAGGAGCAGACGAGGGATAATCTGGCGAGGAAAAggaagttggggttggagaatggggaggCGTTTAAGGACAAGAGTGGGCTTGATACCCGGGAGTTGTTTGCttag
- a CDS encoding hypothetical protein (EggNog:ENOG503NWID; COG:J) gives MEKLYAKISEQQSAILQHQSDMRKASDEDAVHTRALDHQSSCSSLPITPATDGFPSSQTAPTTRPASAAQNETQASTEEVLRLKLELAQAHNHISRLESQNRYGLESGRVTPALGIVESDFASSITGAVSPIARALSGGPTCGSSAKLPYLREPGWLVPDDARAEIPEPMSTGGMSRARGIWNKQPSYPSQFPQTTAVSGAPQATPWTDPRAPTAGYETSYNHTGLEVYRQDRAPPDQEMMRPMGRRTNRYDSRYAPSSNYSGGFNMNAGPYDSTALSYPYGNQAPMAGGMGLGMYPPYPQQQVGSPLSPHATEFTSSSQGPWGKTESISSEGQTYVSATTEPLNYRRLLDRNVTCDWKYIVDKIVCNNDQQASIFLQQKLKVGTPDQKYDIVEAIVAQAYPLMVNRFGNFLVQRCFEHGTPEQVVKIAEAIRGNTLNLSMDPFGCHVVQKAFDSVPEEYKAIMVHELLRRIPETVIHRYACHVWQKLFELRWTESPPQIMKYVNESLRGMWHEVALGETGSLVVQNIFENCLEEDKRPCIEEVLANIDIVAHGQFGNWCIQHICEHGAPADRSRAIDHVIRYAAEYSMDQFASKVVEKCLKIGGPEFLGRYLDRVCEGRHERPRIPLIDIASDQYGNYLIQYILTHANPQHREIVAAHIRKHMVSLRGSKFGSRVGMLCTNHAVATRPGPGVGPSSMAAIRPSRPYGGGGGGGGGGGGGGGAAYR, from the exons ATGGAGAAACTCTACGCCAAGATTTCCGAGCAGCAGTCTGCCATCTTGCAGCATCAGAGCGACATGCGCAAGGCTTCGGACGAGGATGCTGTGCACACCAGAGCCCTGGACCACCAGTCGTCCTGCAGCTCTCTGCCCATCACGCCCGCCACGGATGGCTTCCCTTCGTCGCAGACTGCCCCCACCACTCGACCTGCCAGCGCCGCCCAGAACGAGACGCAGGCCAGCACCGAGGAGGTTTTGCGTTTGAAGCTCGAGCTCGCTCAAGCTCACAACCACATCTCACGCCTCGAGTCGCAGAACCGCTACGGTCTTGAGAGTGGGCGCGTCACCCCAGCTCTTGGTATCGTCGAATCCGACTTTGCCTCGTCGATTACCGGCGCTGTCTCCCCGATTGCTCGGGCTCTCTCGGGAGGTCCGACTTGCGGCAGCTCCGCCAAGCTGCCTTATCTTCGCGAGCCGGGCTGGCTTGTTCCCGACGATGCCCGCGCCGAGATTCCCGAGCCCATGTCGACAGGAGGCATGAGCCGCGCTCGCGGTATCTGGAACAAGCAGCCTTCTTATCCCAGTCAGTTCCCCCAGACCACCGCCGTGTCAGGTGCGCCGCAGGCGACTCCCTGGACCGATCCCCGCGCTCCCACCGCAGGGTACGAAACCTCATACAACCACACAGGCCTGGAGGTGTATCGCCAGGATCGAGCTCCGCCTGAccaggagatgatgaggccCATGGGACGCCGCACCAATCGCTATGACAGCCGCTACGCTCCCTCGTCCAACTACAGCGGCGGCTTCAACATGAATGCTGGCCCCTATGACAGCACCGCTCTCAGCTATCCCTACGGCAATCAGGCCCCCATGGCCGGCGGCATGGGCTTGGGGATGTATCCCCCCTACCCGCAGCAACAGGTTGGGTCTCCACTCTCACCCCATGCCACCGAGttcacctcctcttcccaggGACCCTGGGGAAAGACTGAG TCCATTTCCAGCGAAGGCCAGACCTACGTCTCTGCCACGACCGAGCCTCTCAACTAtcgccgccttcttgacCGCAACGTCACTTGCGACTGGAAGTACATCGTCGACAAGATTGTGTGCAACAATGACCAGCAAGCCTCCATCTTTCTGCAGCAAAAGCTCAAGGTCGGCACCCCTGACCAAAAGTACGACATCGTGGAGGCGATTGTTGCCCAGGCCTACCCCTTGATGGTTAACCGGTTCGGCAACTTCTTGGTGCAGCGTTGCTTTGAGCATGGCACCCCGGAACAGGTGGTCAAGATTGCCGAGGCGATTCGCGGAAACACTCTGAATCTCTCGATGGACCCCTTTGGCTGCCATGTGGTTCAGAAGGCCTTCGACTCGGTGCCCGAGGAGTACAAGGCCATCATGGTTCACGAGCTGCTGCGCCGGATTCCCGAGACGGTCATTCACCGTTATGCTTGCCACGTCTGGCAGAAGCTGTTCGAGCTGCGTTGGACCGAGTCTCCTCCCCAGATCATGAAGTATGTCAACGAGTCGCTGCGCGGCATGTGGCACGAGGTTGCCTTGGGCGAGACGGGTAGTTTGGTTGTGCAGAACATCTTTGAGAAttgtttggaggaggacaag CGTCCTTGCATTGAGGAGGTGCTTGCCAATATCGACATTGTCGCTCACGGCCAGTTTGGCAACTGGTGCATCCAGCACATCTGCGAGCATGGCGCCCCAGCTGACCGCAGCCGAGCCATCGACCATGTCATTCGATATGCCGCCGAGTACAGCATGGACCAGTTTGCGTCCAAGGTGGTAGAGAAGTGTCTGAAGATTGGTGGCCCCGAGTTTCTGGGCCGCTATCTTGACCGTGTCTGCGAGGGCCGGCATGAACGTCCCCGCATTCCCCTAATCGACATCGCCAGCGATCAGTACGGTAACTATCTCATCCAGTACATCTTGACGCACGCCAACCCCCAGCATCGCGAGATTGTCGCCGCTCATATTCGCAAGCACATGGTGTCTCTCCGTGGCTCCAAGTTTGGTTCCCGTGTCGGCATGCTCTGCACCAACCACGCCGTCGCCACCCGGCCTGGTCCTGGTGTTGGTCCCTCCTCCATGGCGGCCATTCGTCCTAGTCGCCCCtatggaggtggtggtggtggtggtggcggtggtggtggcggtggtggtgccgcgTACCGCTAA
- a CDS encoding hypothetical protein (COG:S; EggNog:ENOG503NW93), producing the protein MKLFSQIVSQSTPMAAPVVETGQQRLKGRLVLDELPVEIVVEIATNLDFEGFGSMLGVSSFMRCILQKYWRYILSSIIEREFTPVGLFFRAFETGEVTGVGNRSAREWLGRLTGVGGGRDGRDREMDRIMNFCRGVKLWEAEFQRFRFYDCDVGEMRLMNGRERERFRRGLFIWDWFARVHHAGRQTRRTAEPVAFMRRFSTTELHELNDVWETVWAAVGREVCPSVTAVMEVIGDRSLAEGIGWGDGEENRQILGTVMKLGPGDLLRLLVGGGGRIGGREGLVRWIRLSEPWIEDTTEALSMAVLSVRHEREKMMGMERSPFPVEGFPGRYGGVLDHEMEESEELRVVHGADGGREGPYSGRYIRGSGIFLIGGVRVGKLVAGTD; encoded by the exons ATGAAGCTCTTCTCACAAATCGTCAGCCAATCAACGCCCATGGCTGCGCCTGTTGTTGAGACGGGACAGCAACGCCTCAAAGGGAGATTAGTCCTGGATGAGCTACCTGTCGAGATTGTTGTCGAGATTGCGACCAATCTCGACTTTGAGGGGTTCGGTAGCATGTTGGGTGTCAGCAGCTTCATGAGGTGCATCTTACAGAAATATTGGAGGTATATCCTGTCTTCCATCATCGAACGGGAGTTCACGCCTGTGGGGTTGTTCTTTCGGGCATTTGAAACGGGTGAGGTAACTGGGGTTGGGAATAGGTCTGCGAGGGAGTGGTTGGGACGGTTgacgggggttgggggtggccGTGATGGGAGGGATAGGGAGATGGACCGTATCATGAACTTTTGCCGGGGCGTCAAACTCTGGGAGGCGGAATTCCAACGGTTCAGATTCTACGActgtgatgttggggagatgaggttgatgaatgggagggaaagggagcgGTTtaggagggggttgtttatTTGGGATTGGTTTGCGAGGGTGCATCATGCTGGACGGCAGACCCGACGGACGGCGGAGCCGGTGGCGTTTATGAGGAGGTTTTCCACTACGGAACTACATGAGTTGAATGATGTCTGGGAGACGGTTTGGGctgcggtggggagggaggtttgtCCTTCTGTTACGGCGGTTATGGAGGTGATTGGGGATAGGTCGCTGGCGGAGGGGattgggtggggggatggggaggagaataGGCAGATTTTGGGGACGGTGATGAAATTGGGGCCGGGGGATTtgctgaggttgttggtggggggaggggggaggattggggggagggaggggttggttagGTGGATCAGGTTGAGTGAGCCTTG GATTGAGGATACTACCGAGGCGTTGAGCATGGCTGTCTTGAGTGTGAGGcatgagagggagaagatgatggggatggagaggtcgCCTTTTCCGGTGGAGGGGTTCCCTGGGAGGTACGGAGGTGTGCTTGATcatgagatggaggagagtgaggagcTGAGGGTGGTTCATGGtgctgatggggggagggaggggccTTATTCCGGGCGATATATACGTGGCAGTGGGATTTTTCTTATTGGGGGCGTCAGGGTCGGCAAACTGGTTGCGGGTACGGATTGA
- the YPT31 gene encoding Rab GTPase ypt31 (BUSCO:EOG09264HHW; EggNog:ENOG503NV4U; COG:U), whose amino-acid sequence MANDEYDFLFKVVLIGDSGVGKSNLLSRFTRNEFNLDSKSTIGVEFATRSIQVDNKTIKAQIWDTAGQERYRAITSAYYRGAVGALLVYDISKNITYENVTRWLKELRDHADSNIVIMLVGNKSDLRHLRAVPTDDAKNFAAENHLSFIETSALDATNVELAFQNILTEIYNIVSTKSFAEEDGKKFDPREGGTNITLSQEGPKGESKGCC is encoded by the exons ATGGCCAACGACGAGTACGAT TTCCTCTTCAAAG TGGTGTTGATTGGAGACTCTGGTGTCGGAAAGTCCAACCTGCTCAGCCGGTTCACCCGCAATGAGTTCAACCTAGACTCCAAGTCGACCATCGGCGTCGAGTTCGCCACGAGATCGATCCAGGTCGACAACAAGACCATCAAGGCTCAGATTTGGGATACTGCCGGTCAGGAGCGGTATCGCGCCATCACTTCTGCCTACTACCGCGGCGCTGTCGGCGCTCTCCTCGTCTACGATATCAGCAAGAACATCACCTACGAGAACGTAACCCGGTGGCTCAAGGAGCTGCGGGATCATGCCGACAGCAACATTGTCATCATGCTGGTGGGAAACAAGAGCGATTTGCGACACCTCAGAGCTGTTCCTACAGATGATGCCAAGAACTTTGCGG CCGAGAACCACCTCTCTTTTATTGAGACTTCGGCCCTCGATGCGACCAACGTTGAGCTTGCTTTCCAAAACATCTTGACCG AGATCTACAACATTGTATCGACCAAGAGTttcgccgaggaggacggcAAGAAGTTCGACCCAAGGGAGGGCGGCACAAACATCACGCTGAGCCAGGAAGGGCCAAAGGGGGAGTCCAAGGGTTGCTGTTAA